A window of Pirellula sp. SH-Sr6A contains these coding sequences:
- a CDS encoding YbdK family carboxylate-amine ligase → MRKPPIAFRQTRGCTLGVELELQIIDLHSFDLSSSASELLAYLETQAIPATISPELTESMIEVSVGVFDSWTELRERLRSVKDQMVDAADWLHVGLTGGGAHPFQQWQDRRIFDKQRFQKLSSLYGYLAKQFTVFGQHIHVGCESGDQALWRIHALNRFVPHFIALAASSPFFQGEATSFHSSRLNTVDAFPFSGRAPYVVNWDRFVRDHYEPMLNNGVIKSMKDFYWDIRPKPEYGTIELRVCDTPLHVDRAALLAGYLQLLCEGFAADPRAFHESDYMVYSYNRFQACRFGLDANYIDPIDQRHTLLRNHVLETLAWLEGCLDLSDDRVELIEQLHVAAMGLTDAERLVEVYEQSGAVEDIVRFAIDQWKTESTPTRLLEDAA, encoded by the coding sequence ATGCGAAAGCCACCGATTGCTTTTCGACAAACAAGAGGCTGCACCCTCGGTGTTGAGTTGGAATTGCAGATCATCGATCTTCATTCGTTCGATCTATCTTCCTCCGCATCCGAGTTGCTGGCCTATTTGGAGACGCAGGCAATCCCTGCGACCATATCTCCTGAGTTGACCGAGAGCATGATCGAGGTGTCGGTCGGAGTCTTTGATTCGTGGACGGAATTGCGAGAGCGTCTCAGAAGCGTCAAAGATCAGATGGTGGATGCTGCAGACTGGCTTCATGTCGGGTTGACCGGCGGGGGCGCGCATCCGTTCCAGCAATGGCAAGATCGCCGCATCTTTGACAAGCAACGATTTCAAAAGCTATCTTCCCTCTATGGATATTTGGCCAAGCAATTCACGGTTTTTGGCCAGCATATTCACGTCGGATGTGAGAGCGGAGATCAAGCCCTCTGGCGGATCCATGCACTCAATCGATTCGTGCCTCACTTCATCGCGTTGGCGGCTTCGTCTCCCTTTTTTCAAGGGGAAGCGACCAGTTTTCATTCGTCGCGACTCAACACGGTCGACGCATTCCCATTCAGCGGTCGAGCTCCGTACGTGGTGAATTGGGATAGGTTTGTTAGAGACCATTATGAGCCGATGTTGAACAACGGTGTCATCAAGAGCATGAAAGATTTCTATTGGGACATTCGCCCTAAGCCGGAGTATGGCACCATCGAACTGCGCGTTTGCGATACACCACTTCATGTCGATCGCGCCGCGCTATTGGCTGGCTATCTTCAGCTGCTGTGTGAAGGATTTGCGGCGGACCCGAGAGCATTTCACGAATCAGACTACATGGTTTATTCGTACAATCGCTTCCAAGCCTGTCGATTCGGACTCGACGCAAACTATATCGATCCGATTGATCAGCGTCACACCCTTCTCCGCAATCATGTATTGGAGACATTGGCGTGGCTCGAAGGCTGTTTGGACCTCTCTGACGATAGGGTGGAATTGATCGAGCAACTGCACGTCGCGGCCATGGGCCTCACTGATGCCGAGAGACTGGTAGAGGTTTACGAACAATCTGGGGCCGTCGAGGACATTGTTCGATTTGCGATCGATCAATGGAAGACGGAGTCTACGCCGACGAGACTTTTGGAGGACGCTGCCTAG